The Lysobacter panacisoli genome includes a window with the following:
- a CDS encoding DUF350 domain-containing protein, producing the protein MPYLQGLPAFAGYFAVGLGFVALFLALYLHLTPHRELALIRAGNLAASTALSGALLGFCLPLSSAMAHSVALLDLAIWGAIALVAQAAAYGLTRLLLPGFPARIERGEQSAAILSATLHVGVGLLNAAAMVY; encoded by the coding sequence ATGCCGTACTTGCAGGGACTGCCGGCCTTCGCCGGCTATTTCGCCGTGGGACTGGGCTTCGTCGCGCTGTTCCTGGCGCTGTACCTGCACCTCACGCCGCATCGCGAACTCGCGTTGATCCGCGCCGGCAATCTGGCCGCGAGCACGGCCCTGTCGGGCGCGCTGCTCGGCTTCTGCCTGCCGCTGTCCAGCGCGATGGCGCACAGTGTCGCGCTGCTCGACCTGGCGATCTGGGGCGCGATCGCGCTCGTCGCGCAGGCCGCCGCGTATGGCCTGACGCGCCTGCTGTTGCCGGGCTTCCCTGCGCGGATCGAACGCGGCGAACAGTCCGCGGCCATTCTGTCGGCCACGCTGCACGTCGGCGTCGGCCTGCTCAACGCCGCCGCAATGGTGTACTGA
- a CDS encoding glutathionylspermidine synthase family protein, whose product MRRETRAPRADWRERVEALGFDFHTLDGPYWVEDACYRFDVAEIDRIEAAGNELHRLCLEAVAHVVKHGDYAPLGLDDRAATLVERSWRAQEAALYGRMDLAYDGRGEPKLLEYNADTPTSLFEASVVQWYWLEETAAGGDQFNSLHESLLERWRALLPANAKVHFTGCLESREDEATVDYLRDTCAQAGFETTTLDVSEIGWRERRFVDLDDRPIAHAFKLYPWEWMMAEPFSEHLATAPTRWIEPAWKQVLSNKSLLPLLWRLFPGHPNLLAASHDPRDIAGPVVAKPRHGREGEGVFIAEQGLSFAEPGLVYQAYAPLYRSAAGHALLGAWVVGDETVGLGIREDDDAVTRNTSRFVPHCFD is encoded by the coding sequence ATGCGTCGCGAAACGCGTGCACCGCGTGCGGACTGGCGCGAACGCGTCGAAGCGCTGGGTTTCGATTTCCACACGCTCGATGGCCCGTACTGGGTCGAGGACGCGTGCTATCGCTTCGACGTCGCCGAGATCGATCGCATCGAAGCCGCCGGCAACGAGCTCCATCGCCTCTGTCTCGAAGCGGTCGCCCATGTCGTGAAGCACGGCGACTACGCGCCGCTCGGCCTCGACGATCGCGCCGCAACGCTGGTGGAACGCTCGTGGCGCGCGCAGGAAGCGGCGCTTTACGGGCGCATGGACCTGGCCTACGACGGCCGCGGCGAACCGAAGCTGCTCGAATACAACGCCGACACGCCGACCTCGCTGTTCGAGGCGTCGGTGGTGCAGTGGTACTGGCTGGAAGAAACCGCCGCGGGTGGCGACCAGTTCAACTCCCTGCACGAATCGCTGCTCGAACGCTGGCGCGCACTGCTGCCGGCGAACGCGAAGGTCCACTTCACCGGCTGCCTGGAATCCCGCGAGGATGAGGCGACAGTCGACTACCTGCGCGACACCTGCGCGCAGGCGGGTTTCGAAACGACGACCCTGGATGTGTCGGAGATCGGCTGGCGCGAGCGTCGCTTCGTCGACCTCGACGATCGGCCGATCGCGCACGCGTTCAAGCTGTATCCGTGGGAATGGATGATGGCCGAGCCGTTCTCCGAGCACCTCGCCACCGCGCCTACGCGCTGGATCGAGCCGGCATGGAAGCAGGTGCTGTCGAACAAGTCGCTGCTGCCGCTGCTGTGGCGCCTGTTCCCCGGCCATCCGAACCTGCTGGCGGCGTCGCACGATCCGCGCGATATAGCCGGGCCCGTCGTCGCCAAGCCGCGACACGGTCGCGAAGGCGAGGGCGTGTTCATCGCCGAGCAGGGGCTGTCGTTCGCCGAGCCGGGACTGGTCTACCAGGCCTACGCCCCGCTGTACCGCAGTGCGGCCGGGCACGCGCTGCTGGGCGCCTGGGTCGTCGGTGACGAAACGGTGGGGTTGGGTATCCGCGAGGACGACGACGCCGTGACCCGCAACACCAGCCGTTTCGTCCCGCATTGCTTCGACTAG
- a CDS encoding acetylornithine/succinyldiaminopimelate transaminase produces the protein MTDSASTDLFSLSERYYLPVYRPRRIVLDHGKDARVWDRDGREYVDFGAGIAVNALGHANPALVAALTEQAGKLWHTSNVFVSEPPLRLAEELVTASRFAQRVFFCNSGAEANEAAIKLARKWASSHGRTPDRRVILTFRGSFHGRTLAAVTAGAQPKYHEGFEPLPPGFRYSDFNDLAAAEAAMASGDVCAVLVEPVQGEGGMTPATPEFLLGLRALCDRHDALLMFDEIQCGMGRTGHLFAAHAYGITPDVVTLAKALGSGFPIGAMLVGEKAAESMQFGAHGTTFGGNPLAAAVARAALREINSPALLANVARQSLAIRDALAELDAELGLFSEIRGSGLMLGAQLREQHAGKAGAILDLCVEHGLLLLQAGPDVLRFVPALNISDADIGEGLQRLRSALRAFATA, from the coding sequence ATGACCGACTCCGCCTCGACCGACCTGTTCTCGCTGTCCGAACGCTATTACCTGCCCGTATACCGTCCGCGCCGCATCGTGCTGGACCACGGAAAAGACGCGCGCGTGTGGGATCGCGACGGCCGCGAATACGTGGACTTCGGCGCCGGCATCGCGGTCAACGCGCTCGGTCACGCGAATCCCGCGTTGGTCGCCGCACTGACCGAACAGGCCGGCAAGCTCTGGCACACCAGCAATGTGTTCGTCAGCGAGCCGCCGCTGCGCCTGGCCGAAGAACTGGTCACCGCCTCGCGCTTCGCGCAGCGCGTGTTCTTCTGCAACTCAGGCGCGGAGGCCAACGAGGCTGCGATCAAGCTCGCGCGCAAGTGGGCGTCCTCGCACGGCCGCACGCCTGACCGCCGCGTCATCCTCACCTTCCGCGGCAGCTTCCACGGCCGCACGCTCGCCGCGGTCACCGCCGGTGCGCAACCGAAGTACCACGAAGGCTTCGAACCGTTGCCGCCGGGTTTCCGCTACAGCGACTTCAACGATCTCGCCGCGGCCGAAGCGGCGATGGCGTCCGGCGACGTCTGCGCGGTGCTGGTCGAGCCCGTGCAGGGCGAAGGTGGCATGACGCCGGCGACCCCGGAATTCCTGCTCGGCCTGCGCGCGCTGTGCGATCGCCACGATGCGCTGCTGATGTTCGACGAGATCCAGTGCGGCATGGGCCGCACCGGCCACCTGTTCGCCGCGCACGCGTACGGCATCACGCCCGACGTCGTCACGCTGGCGAAGGCGCTGGGCAGCGGCTTCCCGATCGGCGCGATGCTGGTGGGCGAGAAGGCCGCCGAGTCGATGCAGTTCGGCGCGCACGGCACGACCTTCGGAGGCAACCCGCTGGCCGCGGCGGTCGCGCGCGCGGCGCTGCGCGAGATCAACTCGCCCGCGTTGCTGGCCAATGTCGCGCGCCAGTCGCTGGCGATTCGCGATGCGCTTGCCGAACTCGACGCGGAACTGGGCCTGTTCTCCGAGATCCGCGGCAGCGGCCTGATGCTCGGCGCGCAGCTGCGCGAGCAGCACGCGGGCAAGGCGGGCGCGATCCTCGACCTGTGCGTCGAACATGGCCTGCTGTTGTTGCAGGCAGGCCCGGACGTGTTGCGTTTCGTGCCCGCGCTGAACATCAGCGACGCCGACATCGGCGAGGGACTGCAGCGTCTGCGCAGTGCGTTGAGGGCGTTCGCGACCGCCTGA
- the hemL gene encoding glutamate-1-semialdehyde 2,1-aminomutase encodes MNHTQSHELFTRAKDLIPGGVNSPVRAFKSVGGEPFFAQRAEGAYLFDVDGNRYIDYVGSWGPMIAGHARPEVLAAVEKTMRDGLSFGVPNALEVTMAETITKIVPSCEMVRMVNSGTEATLSAIRVARGVTGRTRIVKFEGCYHGHGDSFLVKAGSGVMTLGLPNSPGVPSALADLTLTIPYNDFDAATKLFDEVGGDIAGLIIEPIVGNANCILPREGYLQHLRELCTKHGTLLIFDEVMTGFRVALGGAQQRYGITPDLSTFGKIIGGGMPVGAYGGRREYMAQVAPSGPIYQAGTLSGNPVAMAAGLATLELIQAPGFHDALERSTHALCDGLEAAARDAGVAFSTTRAPGMFGLYFREGPVETFEEAKASDTARFNRFFHAMLERGVYLAPSAFEAGFVSSMHGEAEIAATVAAAREAFAVAKG; translated from the coding sequence ATGAACCACACGCAATCGCACGAACTGTTCACCCGCGCCAAGGACCTGATCCCCGGCGGCGTCAATTCGCCGGTGCGCGCTTTCAAGTCGGTCGGAGGCGAGCCGTTCTTCGCACAGCGCGCCGAAGGCGCATACCTGTTCGACGTCGACGGCAACCGCTACATCGATTACGTCGGTTCCTGGGGCCCGATGATTGCGGGCCATGCGCGCCCGGAAGTGCTCGCCGCGGTCGAGAAGACCATGCGCGACGGCCTCAGCTTCGGCGTTCCCAACGCGCTGGAAGTGACGATGGCCGAGACGATTACGAAGATCGTGCCGAGCTGCGAGATGGTGCGCATGGTCAACTCGGGCACCGAAGCCACGCTGTCGGCGATCCGCGTCGCGCGCGGCGTCACGGGACGCACGCGCATCGTGAAGTTCGAAGGTTGCTACCACGGTCACGGCGACAGCTTCCTGGTGAAGGCCGGCAGCGGCGTGATGACGCTGGGCCTGCCGAACTCGCCGGGCGTTCCCTCGGCATTGGCGGACCTCACGCTGACGATTCCGTACAACGATTTCGACGCCGCGACGAAACTCTTCGACGAAGTCGGCGGCGACATCGCCGGCCTGATCATCGAACCCATCGTCGGCAACGCCAACTGCATCCTGCCTCGCGAGGGCTACCTGCAGCACCTGCGCGAGCTGTGCACGAAGCACGGCACGCTGCTGATCTTCGACGAGGTGATGACCGGCTTCCGCGTCGCGCTCGGTGGCGCGCAGCAGCGTTACGGCATCACGCCGGACCTGTCGACGTTCGGCAAGATCATCGGCGGCGGCATGCCTGTGGGCGCGTACGGCGGCCGCCGCGAATACATGGCGCAAGTCGCGCCGAGCGGCCCGATCTACCAGGCCGGCACGCTCAGCGGCAATCCGGTGGCGATGGCCGCGGGCCTTGCGACGCTGGAACTGATCCAGGCGCCGGGCTTCCACGACGCGCTCGAACGCAGCACGCACGCCCTCTGCGACGGACTGGAAGCGGCCGCGCGCGATGCCGGCGTCGCCTTCTCCACCACCCGCGCGCCGGGCATGTTCGGCCTGTATTTCCGCGAAGGTCCGGTGGAAACGTTCGAGGAAGCGAAGGCGTCCGACACCGCGCGGTTCAACCGCTTCTTCCACGCGATGCTGGAGCGCGGCGTGTACCTCGCGCCGTCGGCGTTCGAGGCCGGCTTCGTGTCGAGCATGCATGGCGAAGCGGAGATCGCGGCCACGGTCGCGGCCGCGCGCGAGGCGTTCGCCGTCGCGAAGGGCTGA
- the thiE gene encoding thiamine phosphate synthase has translation MNPSWPRQGLYAITPDDTDTARLLARVQVVLEAGAAWLQYRNKAADAALRDAQARELLPLCRRHDVPLIINDDWRLAAAIGADGAHLGEDDGEVAVARASLPAGALLGASCYADLDLARKAAAAGADYIAFGAFFPSPTKPNARRATPQLLRDSAALGLPRVAIGGITPDNAPALIDAGADLLAVISGVFDAPDPAIAVHQYLTGFRRSDSQLPPHARTSA, from the coding sequence ATGAACCCTTCCTGGCCCCGGCAGGGGCTCTATGCCATCACGCCAGACGACACGGACACGGCGCGCCTGTTGGCCCGCGTGCAGGTCGTGCTCGAAGCCGGCGCGGCGTGGCTGCAGTACCGCAACAAGGCCGCCGACGCGGCACTGCGCGACGCGCAGGCGCGGGAATTGCTGCCGTTGTGCCGGCGCCACGACGTGCCGCTGATCATCAACGACGACTGGCGCCTCGCCGCAGCGATCGGAGCCGACGGCGCGCATCTGGGTGAAGACGACGGCGAAGTCGCCGTCGCCCGCGCCTCGCTTCCGGCTGGCGCGCTGCTCGGAGCCTCGTGCTACGCCGACCTCGATCTGGCGCGCAAGGCCGCGGCCGCGGGCGCCGACTACATCGCTTTCGGCGCGTTCTTTCCTTCGCCGACCAAGCCCAACGCACGGCGCGCGACGCCGCAGCTGCTGCGCGATTCCGCGGCGCTGGGACTGCCGCGGGTGGCGATCGGCGGGATCACGCCGGACAATGCGCCGGCATTGATCGACGCCGGCGCGGACCTGCTCGCGGTGATCAGCGGCGTGTTCGACGCGCCCGATCCCGCGATCGCGGTCCACCAGTACCTCACCGGCTTCCGCCGGTCCGACTCCCAGCTTCCCCCGCATGCGCGCACAAGCGCCTGA
- a CDS encoding rubredoxin → MRVPQSPHYPPMSETAATTTYRTWMCVVCGFIYDEALGLPEEGIAPGTRWEDVPDTWTCPDCGVTKDDFEMMPL, encoded by the coding sequence ATGCGCGTTCCGCAATCCCCGCATTATCCGCCCATGTCCGAGACCGCCGCGACCACCACCTACCGCACGTGGATGTGCGTCGTCTGCGGCTTCATCTACGACGAGGCCCTGGGCCTGCCGGAAGAGGGCATCGCCCCCGGGACGCGCTGGGAAGACGTGCCGGACACCTGGACGTGCCCGGATTGCGGCGTCACCAAGGACGATTTCGAGATGATGCCGCTCTGA
- a CDS encoding DUF192 domain-containing protein: MPTFRLLLACCGLALSGCASGSDAWVELNGQRYAVEIADDEAERARGLMFRDEMAQDHGMLFIHERQEPLAYWMKNTKIPLDILYFDSARKLVSQQRDVPPCSLGDGCPPYPSDEPARYVLELNAGQAARLGLKDGVEITLGPGLAQP; the protein is encoded by the coding sequence ATGCCCACCTTCCGCTTGCTGCTGGCCTGCTGCGGCCTCGCCCTCTCCGGCTGCGCCAGCGGTTCCGATGCCTGGGTCGAGTTGAACGGGCAGCGCTATGCGGTGGAAATCGCCGACGACGAGGCCGAGCGCGCGCGCGGCCTGATGTTCCGCGACGAGATGGCGCAGGACCACGGGATGTTGTTCATCCATGAGCGCCAGGAGCCACTCGCCTACTGGATGAAGAACACCAAGATTCCGCTGGACATCCTGTACTTCGATTCGGCCCGCAAGCTGGTGTCGCAGCAGCGCGACGTGCCGCCGTGTTCGCTCGGCGACGGTTGCCCGCCGTACCCGAGCGACGAACCGGCCCGCTACGTGCTGGAACTCAATGCCGGCCAGGCAGCGCGCCTGGGCCTGAAGGACGGCGTGGAAATCACCCTCGGGCCGGGCCTGGCCCAGCCCTGA